One region of Daphnia pulicaria isolate SC F1-1A chromosome 7, SC_F0-13Bv2, whole genome shotgun sequence genomic DNA includes:
- the LOC124349530 gene encoding MFS-type transporter SLC18B1-like, translating into MPQSTISPIRMTDAHSATSVGSASSLLVSSESESAKEKLDSTSSLKNGYVGSFSTLAQPCLPYPPYPETEQKNRAVSMAETSPVLRHVQEQKTAEKTESTLITPKGEESSIKDDALKKDRCLSTASSESSGGGCGGLKKKTYRRFGEVDKEEKKKMTPRQWLLLTVLSLATLTSSFAICLFPPFFPKIAEEKGATVSIYGFIIGTNCLTSFLITPFIGKNLKVIGVRFAFVSGVFIGGVCCLLSGFLEYFPEGMSFIVISILIRVIHAAGNAGTITSTFTYTAVEFPNSVAKIFSLTRTMMNIAQLAGPIVGGALYEVGGFKTPFILMGGIQTIMAFIALPFLPDYDVSQYDEGSSKKQSPLAILCIPSIWIPFFTFIVSTMSNGFLSINLEPQVLRTFNLTPFYVGIFFGLKDGANSIASPIWGYLCDRRGSVKLCLLSSTLIGALSIFLLGPFPFVPIDRNLVVVGIALALSGVAFSGQQVSGVVDAMREAVHAGYPDNPSTHGLVAGIWSSLSGAGRFVSRAGTGILVDHIGFQMTAVVVFSVQIIVGMATIVFMLPKCRKNDGKKGDDTVVDAISTRTTSFTYSVVDVGEFPRLTVSQPESPAESVTCKSVSIPLPRDCAIIRRMRAETYAGFSG; encoded by the exons ATGCCACAGTCTACGATCTCTCCCATCCGAATGACTGATGCCCATTCAGCTACTTCAGTTGGATCAGCTAGCAGCCTTTTAGTTTCTTCAGAAAGTGAATCGG CTAAGGAAAAGTTAGATAGCACAAGCAGTCTAAAGAATGGGTATGTTGGATCATTCTCAACCCTGGCGCAGCCTTGTCTGCCTTATCCACCCTACCCAGAAACTGAGCAAAAGAATAGGGCAGTTTCGATGGCTGAAACATCACCAGTGCTTCGGCATGTCCAGGAGCAGAAAACGGCAGAAAAGACTGAATCTACCCTTATAACTCCCAAAGGTGAGGAGTCAAGCATCAAAGATGATGCTTTGAAGAAAGATAGATGCTTGTCGACAGCATCTTCAGAAAGTAGTGGTGGAGGTTGTGGAGGgcttaagaagaaaacatataGACGTTTTGGAGAAgtagataaagaagaaaagaagaaaatgacacCCAGACAATGGCTCCTCCTGACTGTTCTTTCTTTGGCTACTCTCACATCATCTTTTGCTATTTGCCTTTTCCCCCCATTCTTTCCCAAAATT GCTGAAGAAAAAGGTGCTACAGTATCTATATATGGCTTTATCATTGGTACCAACTGCCTGACATCTTTTCTTATCACTCCTTTTATTGGAAAAAAC CTCAAAGTTATCGGCGTGCGATTCGCTTTTGTTTCTGGTGTTTTCATCGGAGGTGTCTGCTGCTTGTTGTCAgg ATTTTTAGAGTACTTTCCTGAAGGAATGTCATTCATCGTAATATCTATATTAATTCGTGTTATCCACGCGGCTGGAAATGCGGGCACGATTACATCAACATTTACCTACACTGCAGTGGAATTTCCCAATTCTGTTGCCAAAATCTTT AGTCTAACGCGAACCATGATGAACATTGCCCAGCTCGCCGGACCGATTGTCGGCGGTGCCTTGTATGAAGTCGGCGGTTTTAAGACTCCCTTCATCCTCATGGGGGGAATTCAAACTATTATGGCGTTTATTGCATTACCTTTCCTTCCGGATTATGATG TGTCACAGTATGACGAGGGATCTAGTAAAAAGCAATCCCCTTTGGCCATTTTGTGCATCCCGTCAATTTGGATCCCATTCTTCACTTTCATCGTATCGACTATGTCGAACGGGTTTCTCTCGATTAACCTAGAACCGCAAGTGTTGCGAACG TTTAACTTGACACCATTTTACGTGGGAATCTTCTTCGGTCTGAAAGACGGTGCCAACAGCATTGCCAGTCCTATTTGGGGATACTTGTGTGATCGCCGTGGATCCGTGAAACTTTGCCTTCTATCCAGCACTCTGATTGGAGCTTTGTCCATATTTTTGCTAGGACCCTTCCCTTTCGTTCCTATTGATCG aAACCTAGTTGTAGTTGGAATCGCATTGGCACTAAGTGGAGTTGCGTTTTCTGGACAACAAGTATCTGGAGTAGTCGACGCCATGAGGGAGGCTGT CCACGCTGGGTATCCGGATAATCCAAGCACTCACGGACTCGTTGCCGGTATCTGGTCGTCACTTAGCGGTGCTGGACGTTTTGTGTCTCGCGCCGGCACTGGCATCTTAGTGGATCACATTGGATTTCAAATGACGGCTGTCGTGGTCTTCTCTGTCCAAATTATAGTC GGCATGGCTACCATCGTATTCATGCTGCCCAAGTGCAGGAAAAATGACGGCAAAAAAGGTGATGACACGGTGGTGGATGCTATTTCCACTCGCACCACATCATTCACTTACTCAGTCGTTGATGTTGGCGAATTCCCACGATTAACTGTTTCCCAACCAGAATCGCCGGCCGAGTCGGTCACGTGCAAATCGGTGTCGATCCCGTTGCCTCGGGACTGTGCCATCATTCGTCGCATGCGCGCTGAAACGTATGCTGGATTCTCCGGCTGA